A region from the Desertibacillus haloalkaliphilus genome encodes:
- a CDS encoding DeoR/GlpR family DNA-binding transcription regulator, whose product MLTPERHRKILERLQESEIVKIHELVEATASSESTIRRDLSQLEKEKKLKRVHGGASLLEQKGVELSISEKSTKNLKEKEKVARYTASLIRDGDCIFLDAGTTTFQMIPFIEAKEVKVVTNGLTHIEALLEQNIDTYLLGGAIKPKTRALIGQGAIAGLNQYRFDKCFIGVNGVHLDYGYSTPDPEEAMIKKNALYLSQVGYMLCDHSKFHEVTFSKIADLKDAVIVTDADEELIAEFKEETTVKVVTP is encoded by the coding sequence ATGCTGACTCCTGAAAGGCACCGAAAGATTCTAGAACGTTTACAAGAAAGTGAAATCGTAAAGATTCACGAGCTTGTAGAAGCAACCGCATCATCAGAATCGACGATACGTAGAGATTTAAGTCAACTTGAGAAAGAGAAGAAACTTAAGCGTGTTCACGGTGGTGCTTCTTTGTTAGAACAAAAAGGTGTAGAGCTCAGTATCTCCGAAAAGTCAACTAAGAATTTAAAAGAAAAAGAAAAGGTTGCCCGTTACACTGCATCATTGATTCGGGATGGAGATTGTATCTTTTTAGATGCTGGTACAACTACATTTCAAATGATTCCATTTATAGAGGCAAAAGAAGTAAAGGTTGTTACTAATGGTTTAACACATATCGAAGCCTTATTGGAACAAAACATAGACACTTATTTACTAGGTGGAGCGATTAAACCAAAGACGAGAGCACTCATTGGACAAGGTGCAATTGCTGGTTTAAATCAATACCGTTTTGATAAATGTTTTATCGGTGTCAATGGGGTTCATCTCGATTACGGATATTCAACACCTGACCCAGAAGAAGCAATGATAAAAAAGAATGCGCTTTATTTATCACAAGTGGGTTATATGCTATGTGACCATTCGAAATTTCATGAAGTAACATTTTCAAAAATTGCTGACCTAAAGGACGCGGTGATTGTTACTGATGCTGATGAAGAATTAATTGCAGAATTTAAAGAAGAAACGACAGTAAAGGTTGTGACACCATGA
- a CDS encoding glutathione peroxidase, translating to MTIYDIEVEKATGEKMPLSTYKGKVLLIVNTASKCTFTPQFDDLQKLYDKFNNNNFEILGFPCNQFGEQEPGTNQEAQAFCQLNYGVKFPVFGKIAVNGEEQAPLFQYLKREAGFEGFDDSNSSAKLMRMMISERNPEWLTGDAIKWNFTKFLVNEHGQVIKRYEPYEEPIDFATDIEQLLRS from the coding sequence ATGACGATTTATGACATTGAAGTTGAAAAGGCGACAGGTGAGAAAATGCCACTATCTACATATAAGGGTAAAGTATTATTAATTGTGAATACAGCAAGTAAATGTACATTTACTCCCCAGTTTGACGATTTACAAAAGCTTTATGATAAATTTAACAACAACAATTTTGAGATTCTTGGCTTTCCATGCAATCAGTTTGGTGAGCAAGAACCGGGGACAAATCAAGAAGCCCAAGCTTTTTGTCAGTTGAACTACGGTGTAAAGTTTCCGGTTTTCGGAAAAATTGCAGTCAATGGTGAAGAACAAGCACCACTGTTTCAATATTTAAAAAGAGAAGCTGGTTTCGAAGGGTTCGATGATTCAAATAGTAGTGCGAAGCTTATGAGAATGATGATTTCCGAAAGAAATCCTGAATGGCTCACTGGCGATGCAATTAAATGGAATTTCACAAAGTTTTTGGTTAATGAACATGGACAAGTGATTAAGCGCTATGAACCATATGAGGAGCCAATTGATTTCGCGACGGATATTGAACAGTTACTAAGATCGTAA
- a CDS encoding phosphodiester glycosidase family protein produces MLIKLQLFFVFLIAPFIGLVLAVTLGYPFASVDIAAVNQEQERMIEYNQDVKQGLFNQRELLSETHHASLAANQLLEYIQTNAHEELQEYIAQREKLDSLVEASVTYQQNSADLIERLLATMLGDPIDQTYGENSIVKVYSLQEAGYRGFMAKVRLHNPNAIRMVLAEDKVASQGETTSQAGRRTGAVLAINAGGFTSQDGSLYPIGITVIDGEVVTFYDTSYSLIGFNENGNLVGGQVSSREEIQAMGVQHGASFVPTLLKDGKKQPIPASWANTRQPRTLIGHFENGDLFFMVIDGRREGWSHGVTLEDAQEKLIEFNIRDAYNLDGGGSSAFYYDGQVLNRPSDGRERRVTTNIVVMP; encoded by the coding sequence GTGCTCATTAAATTACAGCTTTTCTTTGTTTTTCTAATCGCTCCGTTTATCGGTCTCGTTCTAGCTGTCACACTCGGGTATCCATTTGCAAGTGTAGATATCGCTGCTGTCAATCAAGAACAAGAACGAATGATTGAATATAATCAAGATGTAAAACAAGGCTTGTTTAACCAGCGAGAGCTCTTGAGTGAAACTCATCATGCAAGTCTTGCAGCCAACCAACTACTAGAGTATATTCAAACGAATGCTCATGAGGAATTACAAGAGTATATCGCTCAGCGAGAAAAATTAGATTCCTTGGTAGAAGCTAGTGTGACTTATCAGCAAAATTCAGCAGATTTAATTGAACGGCTCTTAGCGACGATGTTAGGTGATCCGATTGATCAAACCTATGGTGAAAATTCAATTGTTAAAGTCTATTCGCTTCAGGAAGCTGGTTACCGAGGTTTTATGGCAAAAGTTCGTTTGCACAACCCGAATGCGATTCGCATGGTATTAGCTGAAGATAAAGTTGCCAGTCAGGGGGAAACGACTAGTCAAGCAGGAAGGCGAACAGGGGCCGTTTTGGCAATTAATGCTGGTGGCTTTACATCGCAAGATGGCTCACTTTACCCAATTGGAATTACAGTCATTGATGGTGAGGTCGTTACCTTCTATGATACGAGTTATAGTTTAATAGGCTTTAACGAAAACGGGAACCTTGTCGGTGGCCAAGTATCATCAAGAGAAGAAATACAAGCTATGGGTGTGCAGCATGGTGCAAGTTTTGTCCCAACGCTGTTAAAAGATGGTAAGAAACAACCGATCCCAGCTTCGTGGGCAAATACAAGGCAGCCACGAACCTTGATTGGTCACTTTGAAAATGGTGATTTATTCTTTATGGTTATAGACGGACGTAGAGAAGGTTGGAGTCATGGTGTTACGTTAGAAGATGCACAAGAGAAGTTAATTGAGTTTAATATTCGCGATGCCTATAACCTTGACGGTGGTGGGTCGAGTGCATTTTACTATGATGGTCAAGTGTTAAATCGACCTTCAGATGGTCGGGAAAGAAGAGTAACGACGAATATCGTTGTCATGCCATAA
- a CDS encoding CHY zinc finger protein, with product MCNKHVQGVGVDAKTRCKHYSSKRDIIAIKVRCCQTYYSCHRCHQELTDHTPILWGKHEHQQKAILCGNCQQELTIADYLNFESVCPYCQATFNEGCKFHYHLYFEM from the coding sequence ATGTGTAATAAACATGTCCAAGGTGTCGGTGTTGATGCAAAGACACGCTGTAAGCACTATTCGAGTAAACGAGATATCATTGCGATTAAGGTCAGATGCTGTCAAACCTATTACTCTTGTCATCGATGCCATCAAGAGTTAACGGATCACACTCCAATTCTATGGGGAAAGCATGAGCATCAGCAGAAAGCAATTCTTTGTGGTAATTGCCAACAAGAGTTAACAATTGCTGACTATTTGAATTTTGAATCGGTATGTCCGTATTGTCAGGCGACTTTTAATGAAGGGTGTAAATTTCATTATCACCTTTATTTCGAGATGTAG
- a CDS encoding NAD(P)/FAD-dependent oxidoreductase, with protein MKEYIVIGAGILGASTAYHLAKAGASVVVVDRNDLGQATDAAAGIVCPWLSQRRNKAWYRLVKAGARYYTSLHEQLHADGQTETGYERVGAISLHTDEKKLDQMEKRAYQRREDAPEIGEITRLSAAETRALVPALAEEYQSIHISGGARVNGRALRNALVSAAKKHGATFLQGEARLTSTQSKVTGIEVDGKHLTASEVIVTAGAWASELFKPLGIGFDVSPQKAQIVHLRLPDIDTSQWPVVMPPNNQYLLTYDDGRIVVGATHEDEAGFDCRVTMGGVHEIFHKALMVAPQLETSTVLEVRVGFRPFTPGFLPIIGRIPQMDGLLTANGLGASGLTSGPFLGAELAKLALGQGTGLPLEDYDVRHALVDM; from the coding sequence ATGAAAGAGTATATTGTTATTGGCGCAGGGATCCTTGGGGCCTCTACTGCTTATCATCTTGCAAAAGCAGGGGCAAGTGTGGTTGTCGTTGATCGTAATGACCTAGGACAAGCGACTGATGCAGCGGCCGGGATTGTTTGTCCGTGGCTTTCGCAGCGGCGCAACAAAGCGTGGTACCGATTAGTAAAGGCTGGTGCTCGTTATTATACATCACTACATGAACAATTACATGCTGATGGCCAAACAGAAACGGGATATGAGCGTGTCGGAGCCATTAGCTTACATACGGATGAAAAAAAGTTAGACCAGATGGAGAAACGAGCGTATCAGCGCCGAGAGGATGCTCCTGAAATTGGTGAGATTACTCGGTTGTCTGCAGCCGAAACGAGGGCATTAGTTCCTGCATTAGCAGAAGAGTATCAGTCGATTCATATTAGTGGCGGAGCTCGTGTCAATGGCAGAGCATTACGAAATGCATTAGTGAGCGCTGCGAAAAAACATGGCGCGACATTCTTGCAGGGAGAGGCTCGTCTAACGTCTACACAATCAAAAGTGACTGGTATTGAAGTCGATGGCAAGCATTTGACAGCAAGTGAGGTCATCGTAACAGCAGGCGCTTGGGCGAGTGAGCTTTTCAAACCGTTAGGCATCGGTTTTGATGTATCACCGCAAAAGGCGCAAATTGTTCACCTGCGACTTCCAGACATAGATACAAGTCAGTGGCCCGTTGTTATGCCACCAAACAATCAGTACTTACTTACATATGATGATGGACGTATCGTCGTAGGTGCAACACATGAAGATGAGGCCGGATTCGATTGCCGTGTGACGATGGGGGGAGTCCATGAGATTTTTCATAAAGCCCTTATGGTTGCCCCGCAATTAGAAACAAGTACAGTACTTGAAGTAAGAGTTGGTTTTCGTCCGTTTACCCCAGGATTTCTACCGATCATTGGTCGAATACCACAAATGGATGGTCTATTAACAGCCAATGGCTTAGGGGCATCAGGACTAACATCTGGACCGTTCTTAGGTGCTGAGCTTGCTAAGCTAGCGCTTGGTCAAGGTACCGGGCTTCCCTTAGAAGATTATGATGTTAGACATGCACTCGTGGACATGTGA
- a CDS encoding spore germination protein, whose product MPSIVGGPFKINSNSGVVNFGDSLNISPKAATKSFSGSGAGNTGDFIMTNNGVNANTNVDPDLSDQNASANV is encoded by the coding sequence ATGCCTTCAATTGTAGGTGGACCGTTTAAAATAAATAGCAACAGCGGTGTCGTGAATTTTGGTGACTCATTAAATATATCACCAAAAGCAGCTACAAAATCTTTTAGTGGTTCTGGTGCTGGAAATACTGGGGACTTTATTATGACCAATAATGGCGTGAATGCGAATACAAATGTTGATCCTGACTTAAGTGATCAAAACGCATCCGCAAATGTATAG